The following proteins come from a genomic window of Metarhizium brunneum chromosome 2, complete sequence:
- the trappc13 gene encoding Trafficking protein particle complex subunit 13, which yields MSHQRYPSHDPVKEPHSVSVKVLRLSRPALVPQYPSSPLPATKEAFLPSSLSYKTPSTNPAPFLLSPILNLPVSFGSAYVGETFSCTLCANNDLTTTSSSSSSPSPSPPPAKHIRDVRIDAEMKTPGPGPAHRLPLASGAPADLAAGETLQRVVSFDLKEEGNHVLAVTVSYYEASETSGRTRTFRKLYQFMCKAGLVVRTKVGLLGGGSSSSSRKRWVLEAQLENCSQDVMQLEEVGMEAERGLRCEGCNWAEGERPVLHPGEVEQVCFVVVEEDEEDEDEDGSGADGDADGRVVFGVLGIGWRGEMGNRGFLSTGKLGTRVG from the exons ATGAGCCACCAGCGATACCCATCCCACGACCCCGTCAAGGAGCCGCACTCCGTCTCCGTCAAAGTCCTCCG ACTGTCACGACCGGCCCTCGTACCGCAGTATCCGAGCTCCCCGCTCCCCGCTACAAAGGAGGCCTTCCTCCCGTCTAGCCTGTCCTACAAAACGCCGTCTACGAACCCGGCACCCTTCCTGCTCAGCCCGATCCTCAACCTCCCCGTGTCCTTTGGGTCAGCGTACGTCGGCGAGACGTTTAGCTGCACGCTCTGCGCGAACAATGACCTCACGACgacatcctcgtcctcgtcgtcgccatcaccgtcgccgccgccggccaagCATATCCGCGACGTGCGCATCGACGCCGAGATGAAGACgcccggccccggccccgCGCACAGGCTGCCCCTGGCCAGCGGCGCGCCGGCGGACCTGGCCGCGGGCGAGACCCTGCAGAGGGTGGTGTCGTTTGACCTCAAGGAGGAGGGGAACCATGTGCTCGCCGTGACGGTGAGCTACTACGAGGCCAGCGAGACGAGCGGGCGCACGAGGACGTTCCGCAAGCTGTACCAGTTCATGTGCAAGGCTGGCCTGGTGGTGCGCACAAAGGTAGGGCTGCTGgggggcggcagcagcagcagcagcaggaagAGGTGGGTGCTGGAGGCGCAGCTGGAGAATTGCAGCCAGGACGTGATGCAGCTGGAGGAGGTGGGCATGGAGGCGGAGCGAGGCCTGCGGTGCGAGGGGTGCAACTGGGCCGAGGGGGAGAGGCCGGTCCTGCACCCGGGCGAGGTGGAACAGGTGTGTTttgtggtggtggaggaggacgaggaggacgaggacgaggacgggAGCGGCGCGGATGGCGATGCGGATGGGAGGGTTgtttttggtgttttgggcaTCGGCTGGAGGGGTGAGATGGGGAACAGGGGGTTTTTGTCGACAGGGAAGCTGGGAACGAGGGTTGGGTGA